The proteins below come from a single Drosophila kikkawai strain 14028-0561.14 chromosome 3R, DkikHiC1v2, whole genome shotgun sequence genomic window:
- the wake gene encoding ankyrin repeat and fibronectin type-III domain-containing protein 1 isoform X4, producing the protein MERRKALSFYAKLKDQQATAAAATSADIVTPQKNDKDESGDSLPALRRSHSVRSSLRRLKSKLHSPALPLQSPFKLRTQLHMRSRSGRGSSTLDKSKAAKALRMLGDLDAVAVLTTKVKGKSQFVPLHREMSTESCDSEELGIERLMSTLPVGATLPRKACKLLQIPESFCRPAEAPKATLDSDLERTFSGEESSTVLADITRHAHQGIYGTTRMRTATIRKPMPYLNSHNILPQDKRESDSDSVVRLREKPGNPSAGKNNNNQEDYPTYYPAPLLSTSRWSEQLTQHATVAKIRTAISCHSQDLKEMEFLLPHSRSEAASQSQSQLCISRHSQPKNAKLRDDHEETDSSELDSPPLGAGDENASGNVQQQLAVHRQPVQLRTKIPGNTPHPRASKMTKKQLKLAQAQLDKLTQSNLHLHALFSAVEHGHLEKARTILESTDVDVNSINNDGLSALDLAVLSNNRSMTRMLLQHGAMEGSQFSVDTIGTKLNGLLKDAESRIHDLSGPEGLCPPMFASRPSISSIIIGNSSASVTGCTGSEVEKQIGIWERRVKGLRRLQLGWDQARPPDAPASVVVDVTGDNSISVQILEPFEGAIGTKFKVQWSTRADFNNVVGESELLEWISFHGTMGAQCHISGLTQGRRYFLRAACGNVKGWGAYRTSVPASVVPSTWRDLDNREDRFVGRHRILDNLFTAVRLARPADVSELTLDPASGQRRNPKKKTTIKQLFSVTSKFQKTLRRGIYFSCIVHCDDKVLVTSEDFPPVIEIDESYPSALHMDYYWLMKVACTWDDVKSLRSDMERNLTSAVHFRTKLLSAVCQMQSALGFTDLGQLYFKPLKDAQGTVVLTCVQSVKSQKAVSILNSRWLPVSKLQKKLGALHEDYTINELLISSIGDQLHYQQAALQRLEPGLYLGYLKMQCSMDQIQVVVPVKTPNVLPHCKVRENSHITAEEWQVLHRCTSDPLRLPLDFSSPGTDTASGGAATSEVQRLFLYDLTNAMHKLFANMNIKASDATTHRLYDVEVIEHSPDISFLVVCPSAEASCAVPGQSELLLQRDDLASLSIQAFEMIHLRTYQPAIIQKYARLSCILELDTALATHALREAFSSSELQAAKERLATLQELSSSLTIVWKSVRWLMDVVAYARNKSAQPSLAMREILDFAQQRQDESVSATAAGSASKQLLQLPIRESKFSKTGTGRGSWPGPGTNEDPAQAKPEHSKSEQNLGLSAITPVEPASNQVSTHQESQQQQPPQNQQQQLLQVSTISEYGGSICSEVSLRKNSGDSMSSTYTARSFYSAVDSASDGNSTNSVFAIPPSRSDDTLADALRNSQALAAQRKRTSSNIAPHAAPLITVHSSSSAPYLAGSSVSLRSGNGAFATDLEHKPLKPAAKAASSANLREGGPYLKSTLAELRAVGGEEPMPSTSKASSMKSLSRQSSEEDSASCSSLNTEQAPGIIQVYTAYNTGLASGTSLKLHVTPKTTAREVINLVVKQLNMAVVLKGNNGPIYGPEVLENFCLVAVIGARERCLRDDFKPLQLQNPWKKGRLYVRKKHELLAAIEHSNRKSHLI; encoded by the exons ATGGAGCGACGCAAGGCTCTGAGTTTCTATGCCAAGCTCAAGGATCAGCAGGCGACAGCGGCTGCAGCTACATCAGCAGATATAGTGACGCCTCAAAAAAACGACAAGGACGAGAGCGGAGACTCCCTGCCCGCCCTACGTCGCTCTCACTCCGTCCGCTCCTCGCTCCGGCGGCTGAAGAGCAAACTGCACAGCCCCGCCCTGCCGCTGCAGTCGCCCTTTAAGCTTCGCACCCAGCTGCACATGCGCAGCCGCAGCGGCCGAGGATCCTCGACATTGGACAAGAGCAAAGCAGCCAAAGCATTGAGAATGCTGGGCGACCTGGACGCGGTGGCAGTGCTGACCACTAAAGTGAAAGGCAAGAGCCAATTTGTGCCCCTTCATCGAGAGATGAGCACTGAATCCTGTGACTCAGAGGAACTGGGAATCGAACGCCTTATGTCCACGCTCCCAGTGGGTGCAACTCTACCGCGGAAGGCCTGCAAGCTACTGCAGATCCCCGAGAGCTTCTGCCGTCCGGCTGAGGCACCAAAGGCTACCCTGGACTCAGATTTGGAACGGACCTTCAGCGGTGAGGAGTCTAGTACCGTGCTGGCGGATATCACCAGACATGCCCATCAGGGCATCTACGGAACGACGCGCATGCGCACGGCCACCATTCGGAAGCCGATGCCTTACCTGAACAGTC ACAACATATTGCCCCAAGATAAGCGCGAGAGTGACAGTGATAGTGTGGTCAGGCTGCGGGAAAAGCCGGGAAATCCGAGTGCTgggaagaacaacaacaaccaggaAGACTATCCCACCTACTATCCAGCACCCCTGCTTTCCACCAGTCGCTGGTCGGAACAGCTGACTCAGCATGCAACGGTAGCCAAGATACGAACTGCCATCTCCTGCCACTCTCAGGATCTCAAGGAAATGGAATTCCTGCTGCCCCACTCGCGTTCCGAGGCGGCATCACAATCGCAGTCGCAGCTCTGCATCTCGCGCCATTCCCAACCCAAGAACGCCAAGCTGCGGGACGATCATGAAGAGACAGACTCCTCGGAATTGGACTCTCCGCCCCTGGGCGCCGGAGACGAGAATGCATCCGGGAATGTGCAGCAGCAACTCGCCGTGCACAGGCAGCCGGTGCAGCTGCGCACCAAGATCCCGGGAAACACACCTCATCCGCGGGCCAGTAAAATGACAAAGAAACAGCTGAAGCTGGCCCAAGCCCAGCTGGATAAGCTGACGCAGAGCAATCTGCACTTGCATG CTCTGTTCTCGGCGGTGGAGCATGGTCATCTCGAAAAGGCTCGTACCATTCTGGAGTCAACCGATGTGGATGTGAATAG CATCAACAACGATGGACTATCCGCCCTGGATTTGGCCGTTCTAAGCAATAATCGCTCCATGACCAGGATGCTGCTGCAGCACGGCGCCATGGAGGGCTCACAAT TTTCCGTGGACACCATAGGCACCAAGCTAAACGGCCTGCTCAAGGACGCCGAGTCGCGCATCCATGATCTGAGCGGACCGGAGGGTCTGTGCCCACCAATGTTTGCCTCACGTCCCTCTATCTCGAGCATCATAATTG GCAACTCAAGCGCCTCGGTGACCGGCTGCACGGGCAGTGAGGTGGAGAAGCAGATCGGTATTTGGGAACGCCGAGTCAAGGGGTTGCGGCGTCTGCAGCTTGGCTGGGACCAGGCTCGCCCTCCAGATGCACCCGCCTCTGTGGTCGTTGACGTCACCGGCGACAACTCCATTAGCGTCCAAATCCTGGAGCCCTTCGAGGGGGCCATCGGCACGAAATTCAAAG TTCAATGGTCAACCCGCGCGGACTTCAATAACGTTGTGGGTGAGAGTGAATTGCTGGAGTGGATTAGCTTCCACGGCACAATGGGCGCTCAGTGTCACATATCGGGACTTACCCAAGGGCGTCGCTATTTCCTGCGTGCCGCGTGCGGCAATGTCAAGGGATGGGGCGCCTATAGAACCTCTGTGCCCGCCAGTGTGGTGCCCTCAA CCTGGCGAGATTTGGATAATCGGGAGGATCGTTTTGTTGGCCGCCACCGCATCCTGGACAATCTATTTACCGCCGTTCGTCTGGCGCGACCCGCCGACGTCTCCGAGCTGACCCTGGATCCGGCAAGCGGCCAGCGACGGAAtcccaaaaagaaaaccacTATCAAGCAGTTATTTTCAGTCACCTCCAAGTTTCAGAAGACCCTAAGGCG TGGCATTTACTTCTCTTGCATTGTCCACTGCGATGACAAAGTCCTAGTGACCAGCGAGGACTTTCCGCCCGTCATTGAGATTGATGAATCCTATCCCAGTGCCCTGCACATGGACTACTACTGGCTAATGAAGGTGGCCTGCACCTGGGACGATGTGAAGTCACTTCGCTCGGATATGGAGCGCAACCTCACCTCCGCCGTTCACTTCCGCACCAAGCTCCTGTCGGCGGTCTGCCAGATGCAATCAGCACTGGGCTTCACTGACTTGGGTCAGCTGTACTTCAAACCATTGAAAGATGCACAGGGCACAGTGGTGCTGACCTGCGTACAGTCTGTCAAGAGCCAAAAGGCCGTCTCCATCCTGAACTCTCGCTGGCTCCCGGTCAGCAAGCTGCAGAAGAAGCTCGGCGCCCTGCACGAGGACTATACCATCAACGAACTGCTTATATCGTCTATTGGCGATCAGCTGCATTACCAGCAAGCTGCTCTGCAGCGCCTAGAGCCCGGGCTCTATTTGGGCTACTTAAAGATGCAGTGCTCCATGGACCAGATCCAGGTAGTGGTGCCCGTGAAAACGCCCAATGTACTGCCGCACTGCAAAGTGCGCGAGAATAGCCACATAACGGCCGAGGAATGGCAGGTGCTCCACCGTTGCACCAGCGATCCCCTTCGCTTGCCGCTGGACTTTAGCTCTCCGGGAACAGATACGGCTTCCGGTGGAGCAGCGACCTCCGAGGTACAGCGCCTCTTCCTATACGATCTCACCAATGCGATGCACAAGCTGTTCGCCAACATGAACATCAAGGCCTCTGATGCGACTACCCACCGCCTGTACGACGTGGAGGTGATAGAGCATAGTCCTGACATCAGCTTCCTGGTGGTCTGTCCATCCGCCGAAGCCTCCTGCGCCGTGCCCGGACAATCTGAGCTGCTCCTGCAGAGGGATGACCTGGCCAGCCTGAGTATACAAGCCTTCGAGATGATCCACCTGCGCACCTACCAGCCAGCCATTATTCAGAAGTACGCCCGCCTCTCCTGCATCCTTGAGTTGGACACGGCGCTGGCCACACACGCCCTGCGCGAAGCCTTCTCCAGCAGTGAACTGCAGGCGGCCAAGGAGCGACTGGCAACCCTGCAAGAGCTCAGTTCCAGCCTAACGATCGTGTGGAAGAGCGTTCGCTGGCTGATGGACGTGGTGGCTTATGCGCGCAATAAAAGCGCCCAGCCCTCGCTGGCAATGCGTGAGATCCTGGACTTTGCTCAGCAGCGGCAAGACGAATCGGTATCGGCAACGGCGGCAGGTTCCGCCAGCAAACAGTTGCTACAACTGCCCATCCGCGAGAGCAAGTTCTCCAAAACGGGTACAGGTCGAGGTAGTTGGCCGGGACCAGGGACCAACGAGGATCCGGCGCAGGCCAAGCCGGAGCACTCAAAGTCGGAACAGAATCTGGGCTTAAGTGCAATAACTCCTGTGGAGCCAGCATCCAATCAAGTTTCTACACACCAAGAGtcccagcaacagcagccgccccaaaaccagcagcagcaacttctGCAAGTCTCCACGATCAGCGAATATGGAGGATCCATTTGCTCGGAGGTGTCCCTCAGGAAGAACAGCGGGGACTCCATGAGCTCCACGTACACGGCGCGGAGCTTTTACTCTGCCGTAGACTCTGCCTCAGATGGCAATAGCACGAACAGTGTGTTCGCCATTCCTCCATCACGCTCCGATGACACCTTGGCGGATGCGCTGCGGAACTCCCAGGCTTTGGCAGCCCAAAGAAAGCGCACCAGCTCCAACATCGCACCACACGCTGCTCCTTTAATCACAGTGCACAGCTCCAGCTCGGCTCCGTATCTGGCTGGATCTAGTGTTTCCTTGAGGAGCGGCAATGGCGCCTTCGCCACGGACTTGGAGCACAAACCGCTGAAGCCAGCCGCCAAGGCAGCCTCCAGTGCAAACCTACGTGAAGGTGGACCCTATCTGAAGAGCACCCTAGCCGAGCTAAGAGCCGTGGGTGGTGAGGAGCCGATGCCCAGTACCTCAAAGGCTTCCTCCATGAAGAGTTTGTCGCGACAGAGTAGCGAGGAGGACTCGGCTAGCTGCTCCAGCCTGAACACTGAGCAGGCACCGGGAATAATCCAAGTGTACACCGCCTACAACACGGGACTGGCCAGTGGAACCAGCCTGAAGCTGCATGTCACCCCCAAGACAACGGCCCGCGAAGTGATCAATCTGGTGGTGAAGCAGCTCAACATGGCGGTGGTGCTAAAGGGAAACAACGGACCCATCTACGGGCCCGAGGTGCTGGAGAACTTCTGCCTGGTGGCGGTGATTGGGGCACGAGAGCGCTGCCTGCGGGATGACTTTAagccgctgcagctgcagaATCCCTGGAAGAAGGGGCGACTCTACGTGCGCAAGAAGCACGAGCTGCTGGCGGCCATCGAGCACTCCAACCGGAAGTCGCATTTGATCTAA
- the wake gene encoding ankyrin repeat and fibronectin type-III domain-containing protein 1 isoform X3 — protein sequence MEFLLPHSRSEAASQSQSQLCISRHSQPKNAKLRDDHEETDSSELDSPPLGAGDENASGNVQQQLAVHRQPVQLRTKIPGNTPHPRASKMTKKQLKLAQAQLDKLTQSNLHLHALFSAVEHGHLEKARTILESTDVDVNSINNDGLSALDLAVLSNNRSMTRMLLQHGAMEGSQFSVDTIGTKLNGLLKDAESRIHDLSGPEGLCPPMFASRPSISSIIIGEWPASSHRIEWALNQRLFPFSAGNSSASVTGCTGSEVEKQIGIWERRVKGLRRLQLGWDQARPPDAPASVVVDVTGDNSISVQILEPFEGAIGTKFKVQWSTRADFNNVVGESELLEWISFHGTMGAQCHISGLTQGRRYFLRAACGNVKGWGAYRTSVPASVVPSTWRDLDNREDRFVGRHRILDNLFTAVRLARPADVSELTLDPASGQRRNPKKKTTIKQLFSVTSKFQKTLRRGIYFSCIVHCDDKVLVTSEDFPPVIEIDESYPSALHMDYYWLMKVACTWDDVKSLRSDMERNLTSAVHFRTKLLSAVCQMQSALGFTDLGQLYFKPLKDAQGTVVLTCVQSVKSQKAVSILNSRWLPVSKLQKKLGALHEDYTINELLISSIGDQLHYQQAALQRLEPGLYLGYLKMQCSMDQIQVVVPVKTPNVLPHCKVRENSHITAEEWQVLHRCTSDPLRLPLDFSSPGTDTASGGAATSEVQRLFLYDLTNAMHKLFANMNIKASDATTHRLYDVEVIEHSPDISFLVVCPSAEASCAVPGQSELLLQRDDLASLSIQAFEMIHLRTYQPAIIQKYARLSCILELDTALATHALREAFSSSELQAAKERLATLQELSSSLTIVWKSVRWLMDVVAYARNKSAQPSLAMREILDFAQQRQDESVSATAAGSASKQLLQLPIRESKFSKTGTGRGSWPGPGTNEDPAQAKPEHSKSEQNLGLSAITPVEPASNQVSTHQESQQQQPPQNQQQQLLQVSTISEYGGSICSEVSLRKNSGDSMSSTYTARSFYSAVDSASDGNSTNSVFAIPPSRSDDTLADALRNSQALAAQRKRTSSNIAPHAAPLITVHSSSSAPYLAGSSVSLRSGNGAFATDLEHKPLKPAAKAASSANLREGGPYLKSTLAELRAVGGEEPMPSTSKASSMKSLSRQSSEEDSASCSSLNTEQAPGIIQVYTAYNTGLASGTSLKLHVTPKTTAREVINLVVKQLNMAVVLKGNNGPIYGPEVLENFCLVAVIGARERCLRDDFKPLQLQNPWKKGRLYVRKKHELLAAIEHSNRKSHLI from the exons ATGGAATTCCTGCTGCCCCACTCGCGTTCCGAGGCGGCATCACAATCGCAGTCGCAGCTCTGCATCTCGCGCCATTCCCAACCCAAGAACGCCAAGCTGCGGGACGATCATGAAGAGACAGACTCCTCGGAATTGGACTCTCCGCCCCTGGGCGCCGGAGACGAGAATGCATCCGGGAATGTGCAGCAGCAACTCGCCGTGCACAGGCAGCCGGTGCAGCTGCGCACCAAGATCCCGGGAAACACACCTCATCCGCGGGCCAGTAAAATGACAAAGAAACAGCTGAAGCTGGCCCAAGCCCAGCTGGATAAGCTGACGCAGAGCAATCTGCACTTGCATG CTCTGTTCTCGGCGGTGGAGCATGGTCATCTCGAAAAGGCTCGTACCATTCTGGAGTCAACCGATGTGGATGTGAATAG CATCAACAACGATGGACTATCCGCCCTGGATTTGGCCGTTCTAAGCAATAATCGCTCCATGACCAGGATGCTGCTGCAGCACGGCGCCATGGAGGGCTCACAAT TTTCCGTGGACACCATAGGCACCAAGCTAAACGGCCTGCTCAAGGACGCCGAGTCGCGCATCCATGATCTGAGCGGACCGGAGGGTCTGTGCCCACCAATGTTTGCCTCACGTCCCTCTATCTCGAGCATCATAATTGGTGAGTGGCCGGCATCGAGCCATCGGATTGAGTGGGCTCTTAATCAGCGATTGTTCCCGTTCTCTGCAGGCAACTCAAGCGCCTCGGTGACCGGCTGCACGGGCAGTGAGGTGGAGAAGCAGATCGGTATTTGGGAACGCCGAGTCAAGGGGTTGCGGCGTCTGCAGCTTGGCTGGGACCAGGCTCGCCCTCCAGATGCACCCGCCTCTGTGGTCGTTGACGTCACCGGCGACAACTCCATTAGCGTCCAAATCCTGGAGCCCTTCGAGGGGGCCATCGGCACGAAATTCAAAG TTCAATGGTCAACCCGCGCGGACTTCAATAACGTTGTGGGTGAGAGTGAATTGCTGGAGTGGATTAGCTTCCACGGCACAATGGGCGCTCAGTGTCACATATCGGGACTTACCCAAGGGCGTCGCTATTTCCTGCGTGCCGCGTGCGGCAATGTCAAGGGATGGGGCGCCTATAGAACCTCTGTGCCCGCCAGTGTGGTGCCCTCAA CCTGGCGAGATTTGGATAATCGGGAGGATCGTTTTGTTGGCCGCCACCGCATCCTGGACAATCTATTTACCGCCGTTCGTCTGGCGCGACCCGCCGACGTCTCCGAGCTGACCCTGGATCCGGCAAGCGGCCAGCGACGGAAtcccaaaaagaaaaccacTATCAAGCAGTTATTTTCAGTCACCTCCAAGTTTCAGAAGACCCTAAGGCG TGGCATTTACTTCTCTTGCATTGTCCACTGCGATGACAAAGTCCTAGTGACCAGCGAGGACTTTCCGCCCGTCATTGAGATTGATGAATCCTATCCCAGTGCCCTGCACATGGACTACTACTGGCTAATGAAGGTGGCCTGCACCTGGGACGATGTGAAGTCACTTCGCTCGGATATGGAGCGCAACCTCACCTCCGCCGTTCACTTCCGCACCAAGCTCCTGTCGGCGGTCTGCCAGATGCAATCAGCACTGGGCTTCACTGACTTGGGTCAGCTGTACTTCAAACCATTGAAAGATGCACAGGGCACAGTGGTGCTGACCTGCGTACAGTCTGTCAAGAGCCAAAAGGCCGTCTCCATCCTGAACTCTCGCTGGCTCCCGGTCAGCAAGCTGCAGAAGAAGCTCGGCGCCCTGCACGAGGACTATACCATCAACGAACTGCTTATATCGTCTATTGGCGATCAGCTGCATTACCAGCAAGCTGCTCTGCAGCGCCTAGAGCCCGGGCTCTATTTGGGCTACTTAAAGATGCAGTGCTCCATGGACCAGATCCAGGTAGTGGTGCCCGTGAAAACGCCCAATGTACTGCCGCACTGCAAAGTGCGCGAGAATAGCCACATAACGGCCGAGGAATGGCAGGTGCTCCACCGTTGCACCAGCGATCCCCTTCGCTTGCCGCTGGACTTTAGCTCTCCGGGAACAGATACGGCTTCCGGTGGAGCAGCGACCTCCGAGGTACAGCGCCTCTTCCTATACGATCTCACCAATGCGATGCACAAGCTGTTCGCCAACATGAACATCAAGGCCTCTGATGCGACTACCCACCGCCTGTACGACGTGGAGGTGATAGAGCATAGTCCTGACATCAGCTTCCTGGTGGTCTGTCCATCCGCCGAAGCCTCCTGCGCCGTGCCCGGACAATCTGAGCTGCTCCTGCAGAGGGATGACCTGGCCAGCCTGAGTATACAAGCCTTCGAGATGATCCACCTGCGCACCTACCAGCCAGCCATTATTCAGAAGTACGCCCGCCTCTCCTGCATCCTTGAGTTGGACACGGCGCTGGCCACACACGCCCTGCGCGAAGCCTTCTCCAGCAGTGAACTGCAGGCGGCCAAGGAGCGACTGGCAACCCTGCAAGAGCTCAGTTCCAGCCTAACGATCGTGTGGAAGAGCGTTCGCTGGCTGATGGACGTGGTGGCTTATGCGCGCAATAAAAGCGCCCAGCCCTCGCTGGCAATGCGTGAGATCCTGGACTTTGCTCAGCAGCGGCAAGACGAATCGGTATCGGCAACGGCGGCAGGTTCCGCCAGCAAACAGTTGCTACAACTGCCCATCCGCGAGAGCAAGTTCTCCAAAACGGGTACAGGTCGAGGTAGTTGGCCGGGACCAGGGACCAACGAGGATCCGGCGCAGGCCAAGCCGGAGCACTCAAAGTCGGAACAGAATCTGGGCTTAAGTGCAATAACTCCTGTGGAGCCAGCATCCAATCAAGTTTCTACACACCAAGAGtcccagcaacagcagccgccccaaaaccagcagcagcaacttctGCAAGTCTCCACGATCAGCGAATATGGAGGATCCATTTGCTCGGAGGTGTCCCTCAGGAAGAACAGCGGGGACTCCATGAGCTCCACGTACACGGCGCGGAGCTTTTACTCTGCCGTAGACTCTGCCTCAGATGGCAATAGCACGAACAGTGTGTTCGCCATTCCTCCATCACGCTCCGATGACACCTTGGCGGATGCGCTGCGGAACTCCCAGGCTTTGGCAGCCCAAAGAAAGCGCACCAGCTCCAACATCGCACCACACGCTGCTCCTTTAATCACAGTGCACAGCTCCAGCTCGGCTCCGTATCTGGCTGGATCTAGTGTTTCCTTGAGGAGCGGCAATGGCGCCTTCGCCACGGACTTGGAGCACAAACCGCTGAAGCCAGCCGCCAAGGCAGCCTCCAGTGCAAACCTACGTGAAGGTGGACCCTATCTGAAGAGCACCCTAGCCGAGCTAAGAGCCGTGGGTGGTGAGGAGCCGATGCCCAGTACCTCAAAGGCTTCCTCCATGAAGAGTTTGTCGCGACAGAGTAGCGAGGAGGACTCGGCTAGCTGCTCCAGCCTGAACACTGAGCAGGCACCGGGAATAATCCAAGTGTACACCGCCTACAACACGGGACTGGCCAGTGGAACCAGCCTGAAGCTGCATGTCACCCCCAAGACAACGGCCCGCGAAGTGATCAATCTGGTGGTGAAGCAGCTCAACATGGCGGTGGTGCTAAAGGGAAACAACGGACCCATCTACGGGCCCGAGGTGCTGGAGAACTTCTGCCTGGTGGCGGTGATTGGGGCACGAGAGCGCTGCCTGCGGGATGACTTTAagccgctgcagctgcagaATCCCTGGAAGAAGGGGCGACTCTACGTGCGCAAGAAGCACGAGCTGCTGGCGGCCATCGAGCACTCCAACCGGAAGTCGCATTTGATCTAA